Proteins co-encoded in one Bacillus paramycoides genomic window:
- a CDS encoding multidrug effflux MFS transporter, with protein sequence MKKVSVPSLLLMIILVAFPQISETIYTPSLPDISKALHVRDNEVQLTLSVYFAGFALGVFFIGWLSDIIGRRPAMLFGIVVYGVGSFLCFIANSIEVLLVSRFIQAFGASAGSVVTQTILRESVEGHKRHVMFAQISAVIAFTPAIGPLIGGFLDQMFGFKIVFLSLVVMSVGIFLYTFVSLPETKTDSVTNKINVFSVLKRLITNPKVVTYGLLIGGANGVLFSYYAEAPFIFIEYFQLSPSMYGFLGIVVASASIIGAKVSKRLLATYKPEKIIYIGCLVMTGGAILLTVITSLGSNPNIIYMIVFLVAMFILLLGIGVALPNCLSLALVDFQDVIGTAGALFSLGYYVIVTMIIWGMSQLHTGSLLVMPLYFLAIVVIMMVFTKVFILGKETSKMS encoded by the coding sequence ATGAAAAAAGTCTCAGTACCATCACTTTTGTTAATGATCATTCTTGTCGCATTTCCGCAAATTAGTGAAACGATTTACACACCGTCTTTACCTGACATTTCAAAGGCGTTACATGTAAGGGATAATGAGGTGCAGTTAACACTAAGTGTGTATTTTGCTGGATTTGCTTTAGGTGTATTTTTTATTGGATGGTTATCAGATATAATTGGCCGTCGCCCGGCAATGTTATTTGGAATTGTCGTATATGGCGTTGGGAGTTTCTTATGCTTTATTGCAAATTCCATTGAAGTTTTATTGGTAAGTCGTTTTATTCAAGCGTTTGGAGCAAGTGCTGGCTCTGTTGTTACACAAACGATTCTACGTGAAAGTGTAGAAGGGCATAAGAGGCATGTTATGTTTGCTCAAATCTCGGCAGTCATTGCCTTTACACCAGCGATAGGGCCATTAATTGGTGGCTTTCTTGATCAAATGTTTGGATTTAAAATCGTATTTTTAAGTTTAGTAGTTATGAGTGTCGGGATTTTTCTGTATACGTTTGTTTCTCTTCCGGAAACAAAAACGGACTCAGTAACGAATAAAATAAATGTGTTTTCAGTTTTGAAGAGATTAATTACAAATCCGAAAGTAGTAACATATGGGTTATTAATTGGAGGAGCGAATGGTGTTTTATTTAGCTATTATGCAGAAGCGCCATTTATCTTTATTGAATACTTTCAGTTATCGCCTAGTATGTATGGATTTTTAGGAATTGTTGTTGCTTCAGCTTCTATTATTGGAGCAAAAGTTTCAAAACGTTTACTTGCTACTTATAAACCAGAGAAGATTATATATATCGGTTGTCTCGTAATGACAGGAGGAGCTATCCTTTTAACTGTTATTACTTCATTGGGATCAAATCCAAACATAATATATATGATTGTATTTTTAGTAGCGATGTTTATATTGCTATTAGGAATTGGAGTAGCGTTGCCTAACTGTTTAAGTTTAGCATTAGTAGATTTTCAAGATGTTATTGGTACAGCCGGAGCTTTGTTTAGCTTAGGGTACTATGTAATTGTAACGATGATAATTTGGGGAATGAGTCAGCTGCATACGGGCTCGTTACTCGTGATGCCACTTTATTTTCTGGCTATAGTAGTTATCATGATGGTGTTTACTAAAGTGTTTATTTTAGGTAAAGAAACTTCAAAAATGAGTTAA
- a CDS encoding DUF5823 family protein has product MIEILRTILNFLISLFSGELPIVYYVWIITLFLIQITQSTLNYKLFNKKDNFSTYISEGLLAFIILLFGGMLVSKLLAYIIDDPTISMTNVTHYFISLIILTIFVVITCIKDFIETSIKNKNISLFSFLVTSLITSILSFKFLSPLIEGSFSLSKSFITTLIILVTISIPLLISLEDKDADEE; this is encoded by the coding sequence ATGATTGAAATTTTAAGGACAATATTAAACTTCCTAATCTCTCTATTCTCAGGAGAATTACCAATTGTATATTATGTATGGATTATTACCCTATTCCTAATTCAAATAACCCAATCTACTCTGAACTATAAGCTTTTTAACAAGAAAGATAATTTCAGCACTTATATATCGGAAGGATTACTCGCTTTTATTATTTTATTGTTTGGAGGCATGTTAGTATCCAAGTTACTTGCTTACATAATAGACGATCCTACTATTAGTATGACAAATGTAACACATTATTTTATTTCTCTTATCATATTAACTATATTTGTCGTAATAACCTGTATTAAAGACTTTATAGAGACATCTATAAAGAATAAAAATATATCACTTTTTAGCTTTTTAGTAACTTCCTTAATAACAAGTATACTTTCGTTCAAGTTTTTATCACCTTTAATTGAAGGTTCTTTTTCTCTTTCTAAATCTTTTATCACCACTTTAATCATTCTTGTAACTATATCAATCCCTCTATTAATTTCCTTAGAGGATAAGGATGCAGATGAAGAGTAA
- a CDS encoding cytidine deaminase has translation MSIEQQLYDTVKRLIDQRYPHGWGGAAAIRVEDGSIYTSVAPDVINASTELCMETGAILEAHKFHKKVTHSICLARENEHSELKVLSPCGVCQERLFYWGPEVLCAITNSKQDIIFKPLKELQPYHWSEAYHDEFVKEWTKR, from the coding sequence TTGAGCATTGAACAACAATTATATGATACAGTGAAACGTTTAATTGACCAAAGATATCCACATGGTTGGGGCGGAGCTGCAGCAATTCGTGTAGAAGACGGCTCCATTTATACAAGTGTCGCCCCTGACGTAATAAACGCTTCAACAGAACTTTGTATGGAAACAGGTGCTATTTTAGAAGCACATAAATTTCATAAGAAAGTTACACATTCTATTTGTCTTGCAAGGGAAAATGAGCATTCTGAATTAAAAGTGTTATCACCTTGTGGTGTATGCCAAGAACGTTTATTTTATTGGGGACCGGAAGTACTATGCGCCATTACAAATTCGAAACAAGATATTATTTTCAAACCGTTAAAAGAGTTGCAGCCATACCATTGGAGCGAAGCATATCATGATGAATTCGTAAAAGAATGGACTAAGAGATAA
- the bshB2 gene encoding bacillithiol biosynthesis deacetylase BshB2, translating into MERHVLVVFPHPDDEAFAAGGTIRLLTDQGVPVTYACGTLGQMGRNMGKNVFANRETIPNIREKELKDACEAMGIQDLRMLGFHDKTLEFEDVDFVADKIEAIIQEVNPSRIITFYPEHGVHPDHDAFGRAVVRAVSRMQKEERPVIHAVAITKNREAVLGEPDVVNNISEVFEHKLAALGAHRSQTEAMLEETHAKIKNKDAATLKWLQLEQFWTYKWE; encoded by the coding sequence ATGGAGAGACATGTACTTGTTGTATTTCCGCATCCAGATGACGAAGCATTTGCTGCGGGAGGAACAATTCGCTTATTAACAGATCAAGGAGTACCTGTAACGTATGCGTGCGGTACTTTAGGACAAATGGGACGTAACATGGGGAAAAATGTATTTGCTAACCGTGAAACGATTCCAAATATACGTGAAAAAGAATTAAAAGATGCATGTGAAGCGATGGGAATTCAAGATTTAAGAATGCTTGGTTTCCATGATAAAACGTTAGAATTTGAAGATGTTGATTTCGTTGCAGATAAAATTGAAGCAATCATTCAAGAAGTAAATCCATCTCGAATTATTACATTTTATCCAGAGCACGGCGTACATCCAGATCATGATGCATTTGGTCGCGCTGTCGTTCGCGCTGTATCACGTATGCAAAAAGAAGAACGTCCAGTCATTCATGCAGTTGCAATTACGAAAAATCGTGAAGCTGTATTAGGTGAGCCGGATGTTGTAAATAATATTAGTGAAGTATTCGAGCATAAATTAGCTGCACTAGGTGCGCATCGTTCCCAAACAGAAGCGATGTTAGAAGAAACACACGCAAAAATTAAAAACAAAGATGCAGCAACATTAAAATGGCTGCAACTTGAACAATTTTGGACTTATAAATGGGAGTAG